A window of Pelorhabdus rhamnosifermentans genomic DNA:
ACCAATTCCATGGTTTGTGAAGAACGAATGCCTAATTTATCTTCTTTCTTACCGAAAGTAAAGCCAGGCATGCCTTTTTCTAAAATGAAAGCTGTAATGCCCTTATTACCTTTGGACTTATCTGTCATGGCAAAAATAACATACGTTTCAGCTTCGCCGCCGTTGGTAATGAACATTTTGCTGCCATTAATAATATAATCATCGCCGTCTTGTACAGCAGTCGTTTGCTGCGAAGCCGAGTCTGTACCTGCATTGGCTTCAGTTAAACCAAAGGCACCCATGGTGCGGCCTTCGGCAAGGGGTGTCAAATATTTTTGTTTTTGTTCTTCTGTTCCATAAGCATAGATTGGCCAACCACATAAGGAAACGGAGGCTGATAAGGACACACCGAGTCCATCATCAACGCGTGATATCTCTTCGACTGCCAAAATATAAGT
This region includes:
- a CDS encoding acyl-CoA dehydrogenase family protein, producing the protein TYILAVEEISRVDDGLGVSLSASVSLCGWPIYAYGTEEQKQKYLTPLAEGRTMGAFGLTEANAGTDSASQQTTAVQDGDDYIINGSKMFITNGGEAETYVIFAMTDKSKGNKGITAFILEKGMPGFTFGKKEDKLGIRSSQTMELVFQDVRVPAANRLGKEGDGFKIAMTTLDGGRIGVAAQALGIAEAALDLSIKYSKERVQFGKPICRNQGLAFMMADMAT